The Pyrenophora tritici-repentis strain M4 chromosome 3, whole genome shotgun sequence genome has a window encoding:
- a CDS encoding Tymo-45kd-70kd multi-domain protein, with protein MSAQPGHDHVLNGDSNFDMGNLKTEMILLQKQLSKINISSLVAEMVSLEKKNTDEAEQGLDAELKEVELSIDALHKAIATADEEEQKESQDVTTVDEEEESDGRAL; from the exons ATGTCTGCGCAACCGGGTCACGACCACGTCCTCAATGGTGACAGCAACTTCGACATGGGCAACTTAAAGACAGAGATGATACTATTGCAAAAGCAGTTGTCAAAAATCAACATCAGCTCCTTGGTAGCGGAAATGGTCTCCCTGGAGAAGAAGAATACAGACGAGGCCGAGCAAGGACTTGATGCCGAGCTGAAGGAGGTGGAACTTTCGATAGACGCTCTTCACAAGGCGATCGC GACCGCGGACGAGGAAGAACAGAAGGAGTCGCAGGATGTGACCACGGtcgatgaagaagaggagtCGGACGGTAGGGCCTTGTAA
- a CDS encoding Ash2-trithorax family protein has product MADSHPPSRSNTPTLVPPMRRPLEEDHAPAVSSPLNPNPDAAARARPKAPAREQREKRETIKKREASASTRQNTPNAKPKKERPAADSPMRYSIPEPRPTDYEAPKDSAMVSHEPNPMYAPDGVTELKKPHDIAWNKKGYKYTHCVADPLFRHKQYYRQSDSRPYGPRMSHEDCDRWFHFDQTATIVSQEKGWRMGRGNVVAREGRIYYEVKVLRGIPVNGPKDPVDPKTGEIKPGPHVRMGWARREAPLDGPVGFDGYSYGITDARFEAQHRSRASKIFKPLPKNAKSKHMKARPPHGKPMPVEYVVDQHVQEGDVIGLEIQLPSLSMHRKVVEGIYNPAVDLGDGFDTVSNQDPFDRPIDIIRDRIPVPYKGNFYFEQLDYQVTKMVEAYHDRGPVPKIHPSPNHEDVSVRSLPHSHIKVYKNGEEVGIAFENLLAFLPPASIPSVEAIKAGARTGFDDGMVGYLPAISLFNGGVAQVNFGPDFWCPPEEMIKQRELDTQMANGGSTEKQVPDGRKLRAIGDRYKEQIAEDVVWDIIDEVDFFSQDGGWEYKGEAPQDVTGKATPRARGFANPDENLGVEVGKRY; this is encoded by the coding sequence ATGGCCGATTCTCACCCTCCCTCGCGTTCCAACACGCCTACACTCGTACCCCCAATGCGGCGACCACTAGAGGAAGATCATGCGCCCGCTGTGTCTTCTCCACTCAACCCTAATCCAGATGCTGCAGCGCGTGCCCGACCGAAAGCTCCTGCGCGTGAGCAGAGGGAGAAGCGTGAGACTATTAAGAAACGTGAAGCTTCAGCAAGTACCCGGCAAAACACTCCAAATGCCAAACCGAAGAAAGAACGTCCGGCCGCCGACTCTCCCATGAGATACTCAATCCCAGAGCCCAGACCAACCGACTACGAAGCGCCCAAGGACAGTGCCATGGTCTCACACGAACCGAACCCAATGTATGCACCCGACGGCGTCACTGAGCTCAAGAAACCGCACGATATTGCCTGGAACAAGAAGGGCTACAAGTACACACATTGCGTCGCCGACCCACTCTTCCGTCACAAGCAATACTACAGGCAGAGCGACTCCAGACCATATGGACCGAGAATGAGCCACGAGGATTGTGATAGATGGTTTCACTTTGACCAGACCGCGACCATTGTATCACAGGAAAAGGGCTGGCGCATGGGAAGAGGCAACGTGGTTGCGAGAGAAGGCAGGATATACTATGAGGTCAAGGTCTTACGTGGCATACCAGTAAACGGTCCAAAAGACCCCGTTGATCCCAAGACGGGAGAGATCAAGCCCGGCCCTCACGTGAGGATGGGATGGGCGAGAAGAGAGGCTCCGTTAGATGGACCTGTGGGGTTTGATGGCTACAGCTATGGCATCACCGACGCCCGCTTCGAAGCTCAACATCGGTCGCGTGCCTCCAAGATCTTCAAGCCACTACCCAAGAACGCAAAGAGCAAGCACATGAAAGCTAGACCTCCTCATGGCAAGCCTATGCCGGTTGAGTATGTTGTAGACCAGCATGTCCAAGAAGGCGACGTCATCGGCCTCGAGATCCAActaccatcgctatcaaTGCATCGCAAGGTTGTCGAAGGCATCTACAACCCCGCTGTAGATTTAGGTGACGGCTTCGACACTGTCAGCAATCAGGATCCATTCGATAGGCCCATCGACATTATTCGCGATCGTATACCAGTGCCTTACAAGGGCAATTTCTACTTCGAACAGCTCGATTACCAAGTCACCAAGATGGTCGAAGCTTATCACGACCGTGGTCCCGTTCCCAAGATACATCCTTCGCCGAACCATGAGGACGTCAGTGTACGCTCGCTTCCACATTCGCACATCAAAGTCTACAAGAACGGCGAGGAAGTCGGCATCGCCTTCGAGAACCTTTTGGCTTTCCTTCCACCAGCAAGCATCCCGTCCGTCGAGGCCATCAAAGCTGGCGCACGCACTGGGTTTGACGACGGCATGGTGGGCTACCTTCCAGCCATCTCCCTTTTCAACGGCGGTGTCGCCCAGGTCAACTTTGGTCCAGACTTTTGGTGTCCGCCTGAAGAGATGATCAAGCAGCGGGAGCTGGACACACAAATGGCCAACGGTGGTTCAACTGAGAAGCAGGTTCCCGATGGTCGTAAGCTGAGGGCCATTGGCGATCGCTACAAGGAGCAAATTGCTGAAGACGTTGTTTGGGACATTATTGACGAAGTCGACTTCTTCTCCCAAGACGGCGGATGGGAGTACAAGGGCGAGGCACCCCAGGACGTGACAGGCAAAGCTACGCCTAGGGCGCGTGGCTTTGCGAACCCGGACGAGAACCTCGGCGTAGAAGTGGGTAAGCGGTACTAA
- a CDS encoding putative pq loop repeat protein, translated as MPPYLSPLHIAEPPLPAACEPANAFLYHLSATFHTCVPTNLALVSTLLGTCSIISWLFAQLPQIYKNHKLKSTSGLSAFFLTEWLLGDVTNLLGCLFTGQASWQIIIAGYYVFVDCCLCSQWVWYEMLHHGRPLRPVWGRWSSSGASGNSGPGGAAMHQVLEGVGIGSPQKAPSNKSQDSADSKRPESKAKDVPRPNTKGSFRIPDFAPKESSWQGGTTPSGASPNPHVRRVAASSSPMPSPKTVLYITLLIAVFCNPHDRHAN; from the coding sequence ATGCCACCCTATCTATCCCCCCTACACATAGCAGAGCCCCCGTTACCGGCAGCGTGCGAACCCGCCAACGCGTTCCTCTACCATCTCTCCGCGACATTCCATACCTGCGTACCTACGAATCTCGCCCTCGTCTCTACATTACTCGGCACGTGCAGTATCATATCATGGCTGTTCGCACAGCTGCCTCAAATATATAAGAACCACAAGTTGAAATCTACATCGGGGTTGAGCGCATTCTTCTTGACCGAATGGCTGCTGGGTGATGTGACAAATCTGTTGGGATGTCTGTTCACAGGGCAAGCGTCATGGCAGATTATCATAGCAGGGTACTATGTCTTTGTCGACTGCTGCCTGTGCTCGCAGTGGGTGTGGTATGAGATGCTACATCACGGACGGCCTCTGCGCCCCGTCTGGGGACGCTGGAGTAGTTCTGGCGCGAGCGGCAATTCAGGCCCTGGGGGTGCGGCCATGCATCAGGTTCTCGAGGGCGTAGGCATAGGGAGCCCTCAAAAGGCGCCGTCCAACAAGTCGCAGGACTCAGCAGACAGCAAGCGTCCGGAAAGTAAAGCGAAAGACGTGCCGCGCCCAAATACAAAAGGCTCTTTCAGAATTCCAGACTTTGCGCCCAAGGAGTCATCGTGGCAGGGCGGTACCACGCCCTCAGGCGCATCGCCAAACCCACATGTCCGCCGCGTAGCCGCATCCAGCTCCCCAATGCCCTCACCAAAAACAGTCCTCTACATCACCCTCCTCATAGCCGTCTTCTGCAACCCCCACGACCGCCACGCCAATTAG
- a CDS encoding bystin, translating into MPKAPKSPALREQRHNPLAEEYAPSDPWKNKAPRRQKRNKSDNEDDEQKYVDSKSSRKILEIGRELEEEDARENKARRPQEANPAFDFETRMGEDDMGGDDLVQADDDEAWGDDDEEVEEVEIDANDLAAWNKFIPTDDNPIVWPGEEAQPSGPGTDLAALILEKIAAHEAGGEVQEPHIQGGGDREDAIELPAKVVEVYSKIGLILSRYKSGKLPKPFKILPTIPAWETLVAITRPDDWTPNATFAATRIFVSAKPQTAQIFMNTILLPLVQQNIRETHKLNVHLYNALKKALYKPSAFFKGVVFPMLTDVSCTQRDAVIVASVVAKISVPVLHSAAALHRLCEIAAEQMSSDPDAAGPCNIFIKTLLEKKYALPFKVIDALVFHFLRFRGVGASSADAMDTESVAGDLGNTGKLPVIWHQCLLAFAQRYRNDITEDQREALLDLLLTRGHKSISGEVRRELLEGRGRGVMIEPPAVGIDGDDTMMMAVDA; encoded by the exons ATGCCGAAAGCACCCAAATCGCCCGCTCTGCGCGAGCAACGACACAACCCTCTAGCCGAAGAATATGCGCCCTCGGACCCATGGAAGAACAAGGCGCCAAGACGACAAAAGCGCAACAAGAGCGACAATGAAGACGACGAACAAAAGTATGTCGACTCCAAGAGTTCGCGCAAGATTCTGGAAATAGGAAGAGAACTGGAAGAGGAGGATGCGCGGGAAAACAAGGCCCGAAGGCCTCAAGAAGCGAACCCAGCCTTTGACTTTGAGACACGCATGGGCGAGGATGACATGGGCGGCGACGATTTGGTACAGGCCGATGATGACGAAGCATGGGGCGACGACGATGAGGAGGTCGAGGAGGTTGAAATTGACGCCAACGACCTGGCAGCGTGGAACAAATTCATACCCACGGACGATAACCCTATCGTATGGCCGGGCGAGGAAGCACAGCCCTCAGGACCAGGCACAGATCTCGCTGCGCTTATTCTTGAGAAGATTGCTGCACATGAAGCCGGAGGCGAAGTACAAGAACCACATATTCAAGGCGGTGGTGACCGAGAAGACGCCATTGAACTACCAGCCAAGGTGGTCGAAG TATACTCAAAGATTGGCTTGATCCTGAGCCGCTACAAGAGCGGGAAACTGCCCAAGCCTTTCAAGATCCTCCCTACAATCCCCGCCTGGGAAACCCTCGTCGCAATTACACGCCCCGATGACTGGACTCCGAACGCTACCTTCGCTGCCACCCGAATCTTCGTTTCAGCAAAGCCACAGACGGCCCAGATCTTCATGAACACTATTCTGCTTCCGTTAGTGCAACAAAACATCCGGGAAACACACAAGCTGAACGTACACTTGTACAATGCGCTGAAGAAGGCCCTCTACAAGCCCAGCGCCTTCTTCAAGGGTGTCGTCTTCCCTATGCTTACCGATGTTTCCTGCACACAGCGCGACGCCGTCATTGTAGCCTCGGTCGTAGCCAAGATCTCCGTTCCCGTCCTACATTCGGCTGCCGCCCTGCACCGCCTCTGTGAGATTGCCGCCGAGCAAATGTCGTCTGATCCCGATGCCGCCGGGCCCTGCAATATTTTCATCAAGACGCTGCTCGAGAAGAAGTACGCGCTGCCCTTCAAGGTCATCGATGCGCTCGTCTTCCACTTCCTGCGCTTCCGAGGTGTGGGAGCAAGCAGCGCCGACGCCATGGATACGGAGTCTGTAGCCGGCGATCTAGGAAACACGGGCAAATTGCCAGTCATCTGGCATCAGTGCTTGCTCGCTTTTGCCCAGAGATACAGAAACGATATCACAGAGGATCAAAGAGAGGCTTTGTTGGACTTGCTGCTTACGAGAGGTCACAAGAGTATCAGTGGCGAAGTACGGAGAGAATTGCTTGAGGGCAGAGGAAGAGGTGTTATGATTGAGCCACCAGCCGTTGGTATCGACGGCGACGACACGATGATGATGGCTGTGGATGCATGA
- a CDS encoding GadB, Glutamate decarboxylase and related PLP-dependent protein: protein MDSSQFREAAKGAIDEIANYYDTLESRNVLPSVSPGYLRPLLPTSTPSEGESWETIKGDIDRVIMPGLTHWQSPKFMAFFPCNSSFEAMLGDMYSGAFNAAAFNWICSPAVTELETIVMDWVAKLIDLPKEFLSDGEGGGIIQGTASEVVLTALVAARERVIRRKLGDMPEGEDRMDKAADIRGKLVALGSEHAHSSTQKAAMIAGVRYRNVAAPESTNYSVTASSLRQTILSCREKGLEPFYFTVTIGSTGTCAIDDLEGIAALAMEFPDIWIHVDAAYAGSALVCPEYQHLCKPISSFDSFNFNLHKWLLVNFDCSAFFVKKRRDLMDTYSITPSYLRNPHSDQGLVTDYRDWQIPLGRRFRSLKVWFVLRSYGVSGLQAFIRKHIQLGEYFADLLESKKEMFRITTKPAFGLVSFQILPQMPRDAKADQPDPRHEAYTNDFQPDAEAQYREAVNARTKSVYEEVNRRGEFFLTSTVLDGKYVIRVVSATSKSEEKWMRALFDVLVEIAEGKEKV from the exons ATGGACTCTTCGCAGTTCCGAGAAGCGGCAAAAGGAGCCATTGACGAAA TCGCAAACTACTACGACACGCTAGAATCTCGGAATGTCCTGCCATCTGTGAGCCCGGGTTACCTACGCCCTCTACTCCCCACCAGCACACCCTCCGAAGGCGAATCATGGGAAACCATCAAAGGAGACATTGATCGCGTCATCATGCCAGGCCTTACCCACTGGCAATCACCAAAATTCATGGCTTTCTTCCCATGCAACTCATCTTTCGAAGCCATGCTCGGCGACATGTATAGCGGGGCCTTCAACGCCGCAGCTTTCAATTGGATCTGCTCGCCCGCCGTCACCGAGCTTGAAACTATTGTTATGGATTGGGTTGCCAAGCTGATTGATCTACCGAAAGAGTTTCTCAGTGACGGTGAAGGCGGCGGCATCATTCAGGGTACCGCCAGTGAAGTCGTACTCACTGCACTCGTCGCCGCCCGCGAACGCGTCATCAGACGTAAACTCGGCGACATGCCAGAGGGCGAAGACCGAATGGATAAAGCGGCTGATATCCGGGGTAAGCTAGTAGCCTTAGGTTCCGAGCACGCACATTCCTCCACACAGAAAGCGGCCATGATAGCTGGGGTACGGTACCGCAACGTCGCTGCTCCTGAATCAACGAATTACAGCGTCACGGCTTCTTCTCTCCGCCAAACTATCTTATCTTGCCGTGAAAAGGGTCTGGAGCCTTTTTACTTTACCGTCACAATTGGTAGCACGGGTACCTGCGCTATTGACGACTTGGAAGGCATCGCGGCTCTCGCAATGGAGTTCCCTGACATCTGGATTCACGTCGACGCTGCGTATGCTGGTTCTGCGCTCGTGTGTCCAGAGTACCAGCATCTCTGCAAGCCAATCTCGAGCTTTGACTCGTTCAATTTCAATCTACACAAATGGTTGCTGGTCAACTTTGATTGCTCAGCTTTCTTCGTAAAGAAAAGGAGGGACCTCATGGACACATACTCCATCACACCGTCTTACCTGCGTAACCCACATTCAGACCAAGGCCTCGTAACCGACTACCGCGACTGGCAGATCCCACTGGGGCGGAGGTTTCGCAGTTTGAAAGTCTGGTTCGTATTGAGGAGCTACGGTGTCTCCGGACTGCAGGCTTTCATTCGCAAGCACATTCAGCTCGGAGAGTACTTTGCAGACTTGTTGGAATCGAAGAAAGAGATGTTCAGAATCACGACTAAACCAGCATTTGGCCTTGTGAGCTTCCAGATCCTTCCACAGATGCCGCGGGACGCAAAAGCGGATCAGCCAGACCCGAGGCATGAGGCCTATACGAACGACTTCCAACCCGATGCTGAAGCCCAGTATCGGGAGGCGGTGAATGCGAGGACGAAGAGCGTGTATGAGGAGGTTAACAGGAGGGGCGAGTTTTTCTTGACGAGTACGGTGTTAGATGGCAAGTATGTCATTCGCGTTGTCAGTGCCACATCGAAGAGCGAGGAGAAGTGGATGAGGGCGTTGTTTGATGTTTTGGTGGAGATTGCGGAGGGGAAGGAGAAGGTATGA
- a CDS encoding S-TKc multi-domain protein gives MDLVRLGHDEDIPPQYYKISTGAQAKTGDIAFCLLKADIQSFKGPVDAQAMHTLKKSIVAVKRIRGRNNGKIDEILAFLRIKKYLSAQEDSMMTQSVRHNIVNLTGLDRKWKEAKDIRNWTWLAMEAIIPGITIEDLFQGQHKLGTTVRKYIPHTFALEFFLQIGQALVFLHEKMNYAHRDIGRENILISIAHPAQCEAENTELCTQHLPIVRYVLVDLEACGRTEDSFRNICNKQDDVFTFCYLVRQLADHGAVEGSDEWIAFLKSMRKFPQHKNIIELMVLWVERVRAMRDEQAEVEKEDVAKVLDFVKEKGGEKEVYEKMDVVLRERRSE, from the coding sequence ATGGACCTAGTAAGATTAGGCCATGACGAAGATATACCCCCACAGTATTACAAGATATCCACTGGGGCACAGGCAAAGACTGGTGATATCGCCTTCTGTCTTTTGAAAGCCGACATCCAATCTTTTAAAGGGCCGGTTGATGCCCAGGCGATGCATACGTTGAAAAAGAGTATAGTCGCCGTAAAACGCATACGAGGCCGCAACAACGGCAAGATTGACGAGATCCTGGCATTCTTACGTATCAAGAAGTATCTCTCTGCACAAGAAGATAGCATGATGACTCAAAGCGTTCGACACAACATTGTAAACTTGACGGGCCTAGACAGGAAGTGGAAAGAAGCCAAAGACATCCGAAACTGGACTTGGCTCGCCATGGAAGCCATCATTCCTGGCATCACCATAGAGGATCTATTCCAAGGACAGCACAAACTCGGCACAACAGTCAGAAAATACATACCTCACACATTTGCGCTGGAATTCTTCCTACAAATCGGCCAGGCGCTCGTATTCCTTCACGAAAAAATGAACTATGCACACAGAGACATCGGACGCGAGAATATACTCATCAGCATCGCACACCCAGCACAATGTGAGGCTGAGAATACGGAGCTTTGCACGCAACATCTTCCGATTGTCAGATACGTCCTGGTTGACCTCGAAGCCTGCGGCAGAACCGAAGATTCATTTCGAAATATCTGCAATAAGCAAGATGACGTCTTCACATTTTGTTACTTGGTCAGGCAGTTAGCTGATCATGGGGCTGTAGAGGGAAGTGATGAGTGGATTGCATTCCTAAAGTCTATGAGGAAATTCCCGCAACACAAAAATATTATCGAGTTAATGGTGCTATGGGTGGAAAGGGTGAGGGCTATGCGAGACGAACAGGCGGAGGTCGAGAAGGAGGACGTGGCAAAGGTGTTGGATTTTGTAAAGGAGAAAGGTGGGGAGAAGGAGGTATATGAGAAGATGGATGTGGTTTTGAGAGAGAGGCGTAGTGAGTGA
- a CDS encoding Ndh, NADH dehydrogenase, FAD-containing subunit, translated as MRPLATANAFAQIQLAGRRTFTTQRPSLIANRARWTPRPTQHQIVQRQSVRQQSNGAPKPKPKRFRMLRWTWRLAQFSAIAGLGWVGYGIYETRNPADQPPPDPSKKTLVVLGTGWGSVSLLKKLDTENYNVIVVSPRNYFLFTPLLPSCTVGTIEHRSIMEPIRNFLRHKKAQVKYYEAEATKIDYEKRVVYISDDSDIKGDVSKTEVPFDMLVVGVGAENATFGIPGVKENGLFLKEVGDAQRIRNRIMDCCETATFKDQSEEEKKRLLHMVVVGGGPTGVEFAGELQDFFHSDLKKWLPEIQDNFKVTLVEALPNVLPMFSKQLIDYTEKTFKEETITIRTKTMVKNVTEKFIEAESTGPDGKKQLEKIPYGLLVWATGNALRPIVKDLINQIPAQKDSRRGLAVNEYLVVKGTENVWAVGDCAVANYAPTAQVAAQEGAFLARMFNNMAKTSEIESELKQLSIAQETAPGKEARDKVFNEIKALQQRLRRIKQIGPFEYSHQGSLAYIGSEKAVADVSWFAGNIASGGTITYIFWRSAYLSMCFSTRNRILVMLDWAKAKIFGRDVSRV; from the exons ATGAGGCCGCTCGCCACCGCCAATGCCTTTGCGCAGATTCAGCTCGCTGGACGCAGGACCTTCACCACACAGCGCCCGTCGCTTATCGCCAACAGGGCACGATGGACGCCCCGGCCTACCCAGCATCAAATTGTGCAGCGCCAGTCTGTCCGCCAGCAGTCGAACGGAGCGCCCAAGCCGAAGCCCAAGAGGTTCCGTATGCTGCGCTGGACATGGCGTCTTGCCCAGTTCTCTGCTATTGCCGGTCTTGGATGGGTCGGATATGGCATTTACGAGACACGCAACCCGGCCGATCAGCCACCGCCTGACCCAAGCAAGAAGACGCTCGTTGTTCTGG GTACCGGTTGGGGATCCGTTTCCCTCCTGAAGAAGCTTGACACGGAAAACTACAACGTCATTGTCGTGTCGCCGCGAAACTACTTCCTCTTCACTCCGCTCCTCCCTTCATGCACTGTCGGCACCATCGAGCACCGCTCCATTATGGAGCCCATCCGCAACTTCCTGCGCCACAAGAAGGCCCAGGTCAAATACTACGAGGCTGAAGCCACCAAGATTGACTACGAGAAGAGGGTCGTCTACATTAGCGACGACTCGGATATCAAGGGCGATGTCTCTAAGACCGAGGTGCCTTTTGATATGCTGGTTGTCGGTGTTGGTGCCGAGAACGCCACCTTCG GTATCCCCGGTGTTAAGGAGAACGGTCTTTTCTTGAAGGAGGTCGGTGACGCCCAGCGCATCCGAAACCGCATCATGGACTGCTGCGAGACGGCTACCTTCAAGGATCAGTCcgaggaagagaagaagcGTCTGCTACATATGGTTGTCGTCGGTGGTGGACCTACCGGTGTCGAGTTTGCCGGTGAACTCCAGGACTTCTTCCACTCTGATCTGAAGAAGTGGTTACCCGAGATTCAGGACAACTTCAAGGTCACCCTCGTTGAGGCTCTGCCCAACGTCCTCCCCATGTTCTCCAAGCAGCTTATCGACTACACCGAGAAGACCTTCAAGGAGGAGACCATCACCATCCGCACAAAGACCATGGTCAAGAACGTAACTGAAAAGTTTATCGAGGCTGAGTCCACTGGTCCCGATGGCAAGAAGCAGCTCGAGAAGATTCCCTATGGTCTCCTCGTCTGGGCTACTGGTAACGCTCTCCGACCCATTGTCAAGGATCTCATCAACCAGATCCCCGCTCAAAAAGATTCGCGCCGTGGTCTTGCCGTCAACGAGTACCTCGTGGTCAAGGGTACTGAAAACGTCTGGGCTGTCGGTGACTGCGCTGTCGCCAACTACGCCCCCACCGCCCAAGTCGCCGCCCAAGAAGGTGCCTTCCTTGCCCGCATGTTCAACAACATGGCCAAGACATCCGAGATTGAGAGCGAACTCAAGCAGCTCTCCATTGCCCAAGAAACCGCTCCCGGAAAGGAGGCCCGTGACAAGGTCTTCAACGAGATCAAGGCTCTGCAACAGAGACTGAGGCGCATCAAGCAAATCGGACCGTTCGAGTACTCCCACCAGGGTTCGCTCGCATACATTGGCTCCGAGAAGGCTGTTGCCGATGTCTCGTGGTTCGCCGGCAACATCGCTTCCGGTGGTACCATCACCTACATCTTCTGGCGCTCTGCTTACCTCAGCATGTGCTTCAGCACCCGCAACAGGATATTGGTCATGCTTGACTGGGCAAAGGCCAAGATCTTCGGACGTGATGTGTCACGTGTCTAG
- a CDS encoding GlcD, FAD-FMN-containing dehydrogenase, with amino-acid sequence MQSESVYKAFVSAYWSDQQKVMSPKCVFKPQKSLDVSTAILVARLTDCKFAAKSGGHSAVAGGSNIQDGITISFERMNQTTLSADKKSVSYQPGQTWAQVYDKLAKDNVGVLGGRVADVGVGGLTMGGGISFFSSMYGLACDNVISYELVTASGRIINVDKTSYPDLYQCLRGGGNNFGLVTKFTVVAIPRQGNMWGGARLYPAAVSPAVIKAYYNLGMSATKDPKSHQIVSFGVLPQVGQVSLVQLDYADPTGNASVFSEYNAIPGAIQDSTGINSLSNLTRALGVQPDSGSRQLFRSWTAKLDEDMANTIKNIYFEELPSILNATRILPALALQVLTQPIIEKTHSNGGNVLGLDPKGGPLLLALISISWADSADDERLHQFTARVEKRAVAAAKAKGKHNDYIYMNYGSQYQDVVAGYGSANKARMIAVSHKYDPHGVFQQLQPGYFKLNGAPQLGA; translated from the exons ATGCAATCCGAGTCTGTATACAAGGCATTTGTTAGTGCCTACTGGTCCGACCAGCAAAAGGTCATGTCGCCCAAATGCGTCTTCAAACCGCAGAAGTCCCTAGATGTATCCACAGCTATTCTCGTCGCTCGTCTTACGGATTGCAAATTTGCGGCGAAAAGTGGTGGACACTCCGCAGTAGCAGGAGGATCGAACATTCAGGATGGAATCACGATCAGCTTCGAGAGGATGAATCAGACAACACTGTCTGCTGATAAGAAGAGCGTATCATATCAGCCTGGCCAGACTTGGGCTCAGGTATATGACAAATTGGCCAAGGACAACGTGGGCGTTCTTGGAGGGCGAGTTGCTGACGTTGGTGTTGGTGGATTGACCATGGGCGGAG GCATATCATTCTTCTCGAGCATGTATGGCTTAGCTTGCGATAACGTCATTTCGTACGAACTGGTTACTGCCTCTGGACGCATAATCAACGTCGACAAAACCTCATATCCCGATCTTTACCAGTGTTTACGAGGTGGTGGCAATAACTTTGGTCTTGTCACAAAGTTCACTGTAGTCGCCATTCCTAGGCAGGGGAACATGTGGGGTGGAGCGCGACTCTACCCTGCAGCCGTGAGCCCTGCTGTTATCAAGGCTTACTACAACCTCGGTATGAGCGCAACAAAGGACCCAAAGTCCCATCAAATCGTGTCGTTTGGCGTCCTTCCCCAGGTTGGTCAGGTATCCCTTGTCCAACTGGACTATGCCGATCCAACTGGCAACGCTTCTGTATTCTCCGAGTATAACGCGATCCCAGGAGCCATACAGGACTCTACAGGAATCAATAGCCTTTCGAATTTGACACGTGCACTGGGTGTCCAGCCTGACTCAGGGTCTCGACAGTTGTTCCGCAGTTGGACTGCCAAGCTGGATGAGGACATGGCGAACACTATCAAGAACATATACTTCGAGGAGCTCCCCAGTATTCTTAACGCAACAAGAATTCTTCCCGCTCTAGCCCTCCAGGTTCTCACCCAACCGATTATAGAGAAGACTCATTCGAACGGAGGCAATGTACTCGGTCTCGACCCTAAAGGTGGACCCCTTTTATTGGCCTTGATCTCGATATCTTGGGCCGATAGTGCCGACGACGAACGGCTTCACCAGTTCACAGCGAGAGTGGAGAAGCGCGCCGTCGCCGCAGCAAAGGCCAAAGGCAAACATAACGACTACATTTACATGAACTACGGAAGCCAGTATCAAGATGTTGTTGCTGGTTATGGTTCAGCTAACAAAGCTCGAATGATTGCCGTCTCTCACAAGTATGATCCGCATGGTGTGTTTCAGCAGCTTCAGCCGGGTTACTTCAAGCTCAATGGTGCGCCACAGCTTGGGGCTTGA